A single window of Streptomyces griseoviridis DNA harbors:
- a CDS encoding hydrolase → MTVTALDPRTALVVIDLQAGIAGLPVQPYPAADVIARSAELADAFRARGLPVVLVRVSFAADGSDAPTGRTEVAGSGHALPEGWDVIVDELSGHPEDITVTKHNWGAFHGTDLDVQLRRRGITQIVLTGIATSIGVESTARAAYEHGYHVTLATDAMADRSAEAHRASVEQLFPRLGETGTTEEILALLATAHG, encoded by the coding sequence ATGACCGTCACCGCCCTCGACCCGCGCACCGCCCTCGTCGTGATCGACCTCCAGGCGGGCATCGCCGGCCTGCCCGTCCAGCCGTACCCCGCCGCCGACGTCATCGCCCGTTCGGCCGAACTCGCCGACGCCTTCCGCGCCCGCGGCCTGCCCGTGGTGCTGGTCAGGGTCTCCTTCGCCGCCGACGGCTCGGACGCCCCCACCGGCCGTACCGAGGTCGCCGGGTCGGGGCACGCCCTCCCGGAGGGCTGGGACGTGATCGTCGACGAGCTGTCCGGGCACCCGGAGGACATCACCGTCACCAAGCACAACTGGGGCGCCTTCCACGGCACCGACCTCGACGTCCAGCTGCGCCGCCGCGGGATCACCCAGATCGTGCTGACGGGCATCGCCACCAGCATCGGCGTCGAGTCGACCGCCCGCGCCGCCTACGAGCACGGCTACCACGTCACCCTCGCCACCGACGCGATGGCCGACCGCAGCGCGGAGGCGCACCGGGCCAGCGTCGAGCAGCTGTTCCCCCGGCTGGGCGAGACCGGCACGACCGAGGAGATCCTCGCCCTGCTCGCCACGGCACACGGCTGA
- a CDS encoding MFS transporter, whose translation MRRRAERRRTTRAAPSPTEFDRRLIAPMLIGSVLNPINSSMIAVALVPIGVAFGAPPAETAWLVSALYLATAVGQPVVGRLVDMFGPRTLYLIGTGLVGVAGLLGALAPSLGALIGARVLLGFGTSAAYPAAMQLIRRENERTGEDSPAGVLTALAVANQTVAVIGPALGGLLIGVGGWRAVFTVNVPLSAACLVLGALWLPRARPGSADRARGVDLPGMALFTALLVALMLFLMAPRYDRWYLPVLAALAAAGFTARELRVREPFVDLRVLGGNVPLLVTYLRQLLAYTTAYAFLYGFTQWLEQGRGLSPGTAGLVLLPLSASALAVSALTGRREAPRGKLLVGSAVQVAVCAGLLLAGAGTPLWVLPAASAVMGVPQGLIGLATQNALYRQAEPARIASAAGLLRTFSYLGALGASAATAAFFPHRADTPGLHELALFMLAGSALLLAITLPDRSLSTLTPQERPEP comes from the coding sequence ATACGTCGCCGCGCCGAACGCCGCCGCACCACCCGGGCGGCGCCCTCCCCCACCGAGTTCGACCGCAGGCTGATCGCCCCCATGCTCATCGGGTCGGTCCTCAACCCGATCAACTCGTCGATGATCGCCGTCGCCCTGGTACCGATCGGCGTGGCCTTCGGCGCACCGCCCGCCGAGACGGCCTGGCTGGTCTCGGCGCTCTATCTGGCGACGGCCGTGGGACAGCCCGTCGTCGGACGGCTCGTCGACATGTTCGGGCCCAGGACGCTGTACCTGATCGGCACCGGCCTGGTGGGGGTCGCCGGACTGCTCGGCGCCCTCGCGCCCTCCCTCGGCGCGCTGATCGGCGCCCGGGTGCTGCTCGGGTTCGGCACCTCGGCCGCCTACCCGGCGGCCATGCAGCTCATCAGGCGGGAGAACGAGCGCACCGGCGAGGACAGTCCCGCCGGGGTGCTGACGGCGCTCGCCGTCGCCAACCAGACGGTCGCCGTGATCGGGCCCGCGCTCGGCGGGCTGCTGATCGGCGTCGGCGGCTGGCGCGCCGTGTTCACCGTCAACGTGCCGCTCTCCGCCGCCTGCCTGGTCCTCGGCGCCCTGTGGCTGCCGCGCGCCCGGCCGGGCTCGGCGGACCGGGCGCGCGGCGTCGACCTGCCCGGCATGGCGCTGTTCACGGCGCTGCTGGTGGCGCTGATGCTCTTCCTGATGGCGCCCCGGTACGACCGCTGGTACCTGCCGGTGCTCGCCGCGCTGGCCGCGGCCGGGTTCACGGCGCGGGAGCTGCGGGTGCGGGAGCCGTTCGTGGATCTGCGGGTGCTCGGCGGCAACGTGCCGCTGCTGGTCACCTATCTGCGGCAACTCCTCGCCTACACCACCGCGTACGCCTTCCTCTACGGCTTCACCCAGTGGCTGGAGCAGGGGCGCGGGCTCTCCCCCGGGACGGCCGGCCTGGTGCTGCTGCCGCTGTCGGCGTCGGCGCTCGCGGTCTCGGCGCTCACCGGCCGCCGTGAGGCGCCCCGGGGCAAGCTGCTGGTCGGCTCGGCCGTCCAGGTGGCGGTCTGCGCGGGGCTGCTGCTGGCCGGGGCCGGCACCCCCCTGTGGGTGCTGCCGGCCGCGAGCGCCGTGATGGGCGTGCCGCAGGGGCTGATCGGACTGGCCACCCAGAACGCGCTGTACCGGCAGGCCGAGCCCGCGCGGATCGCCTCGGCCGCGGGACTGCTGCGCACCTTCAGCTACCTCGGCGCGCTGGGCGCGTCGGCCGCCACCGCGGCCTTCTTCCCGCACCGCGCCGACACCCCGGGCCTGCACGAACTGGCCCTGTTCATGCTCGCCGGCTCGGCCCTGCTGCTGGCGATCACCCTCCCCGACCGCTCACTGAGCACCCTCACCCCTCAGGAAAGGCCTGAACCATGA